The Fodinibius salicampi DNA segment AAACGTTCATTAACCAAATCAAAATGATCGGCAACCTTGTCGTCTTCCGGCGGGGCAATGCGTCCCAATTTAACCTGTTTTCCCAGCCGTGTCCCGGGCTCTATCGTCAATGAGTAGGCTGAAACATGCGGGGGATCAAACCCGAGCAGCAAATCCAAATCCTTGTCAAGGTCTTGAAGATCCTGCTCGGGATTGCCATAAATTAAATCAACGGTATATGATTCAAACTCTGATTGTGACAGCAATTCGAGGCATCGAAGCGCTTCTTCCCGTGAATGGGCGCGATGCATGAATTCCAATAAATCAGGCTGAAAGCTCTGTACTCCCATACTAAGACGCGTTACTCCCAGCTCTTTAAGGGCACGTAAAAACTCGGGAGTGACATCATCCGGATTGACCTCAAAAGTAAGCTCCCGTATATCGAGCTTAAAAGTGCGATCCAATTCATCCAAAATGCGCTCAACCTGTACGGGCTCGAGCAGCGAGGGAGTTCCTCCCCCAAAATAGATGGTATCCACGGTTTCGTCGGCATATTTGCTATCCCGGTAGTTAGTGATTTCCCGGATGAGTCGCCTGATAAATGATTCCCGTTCCGATGTACGCGTTACGAAATAGAAATCACAGTAGGAGCACGCTTGCTTGCAAAAAGGTATGTGGATATAAATTCCGGACATAAGTTGGGTTGAACGTTACAGGTTAAATGTTGAAGGTTTTGCTAAACCCGCAACCTTTAGCCATCAACCTTTAACTCTTAGCATTATAAAACGGATTTTCATCGTAGGTGTCTCTCTGCATGTAGGCACGTGCATATTTCACATAGTTATCGGCATGCTCTTTAATGGATGCGATCTCTTCCGAGGTAAGCTTACGTTTCTTTTGGACGGGAGATCCCATATACATATATCCTGATTCCAGTCGTTTGCCGGGCGGTACCAGGCTTCCGGCCGCTACGATAACATCGGATTCAATGATAACTTCATCCAGGATAGTTGCATGTATGCCAATGAGTACGCGATCACGAATCGTACATCCATGCACCATCGCATTATGTCCGATGGTAACTTCGCTCCCGATTTTAGTAGGTCCGGTTTGATTCATCACGTGAATACAGGTATTATCCTGTATATTGGTTCGATTCCCAATTTCAATCCAATTTACGTCGCCCCGAATCGTGGTATTAAACCAGACGCTGCTTTCGTCGCCCAATGTTACGTCTCCGATGATATCTGCACTTGGAGCAACAAAAACAGATTCGGGATAATCGGGTGTACGGTCAAGAAATTCATAGATCATAGATCAAGGTTTTTTGGTCAGACAGTCTTCGCTATTAAGATAGGCAAAAGGTACGTCCCTTGCTATTCAAACAGGGCTGCCAACGTGCGGGCCGCGAACTGCGGATCATCAGCGGTACAAATAGCCGAGCTTACTGCCAGTATATCAGCACCGGCAACTATAACTTCCGGTGCATTTTGCAAGGTAATCCCGCCAATGGCTACTAATGGACCGGATATCTCCGCTCGCACTTGTCGCAAGGTATCCAGTCCCCGGGGTTCATAATCTTTCTGCTTGGTGGTGGTTTTGAAGATATGGCCGAGTGCCACATAATCAGCATCTGTATTTGACACCTGGCATGCTTCATCCAAATTTGATGCTGTTCCGCCAATCACTGTCTCAGTCCCCAGTACTTTGCGAGTCGCAGAAAGGGGGATATCATCTTGTCCCAGATGAACGCCATCCGCTCCGCCGGCCTTTGCAAGGTCGGGGCGGTCATTCACAATCAAAAGATGCTCTTTTTTACTCTCCAGCTCGGTAATTGCCCTAATCTGCTTCAACGCTTTTGAGTCGGGTGTATTCTTAGCACGATATTGCACCATCTTAACACCGGCCTTGTAAGCCGCATCGGCCAGTGCCACATGAGAATAGCGATCCTGCATCTGGGTATCCGTAATCAGGTAGATACCCTGGTAATCCTGGATATTCATAAACTATATCTTAAAATTTTATATATGTGTGTGCTTTAAACCGTTGTTCGCAGGATGTCTTTTTTTGAAATCATCAAGCAAACTGGCTATTAAAAGCCTCAACCTTCCGGCCTATATCATCGGCCTCCATCAGCGCAGAGATCCCGGCCACCCCATAAGCTCCGGCCTGCAGGCATTCCGCCACCTTTGCAGGCGTTACTCCTCCCACCGCAAATACCGGTACAGAAGTACCCTCACAAACCTTTTCCAAGCTATCGGTTCCCTGGGGCTTTCCGTATTCTTCCTTGGAGGGCGTAAAGAAAACAGGTCCGAATAACAGGAAATCAGCTCCTTCTTTCTCAGCTTTTTTTGCAGCTTCCAGGGAATGTACGCTGGCCCCGATAGAAAACTGAGGCCAATATTGACGAACCGCTGAGGGTGGAAATCCTTCTTCCGGACAGTGCACCCCATCGGCCGCAACCACTTGGGCCACATCG contains these protein-coding regions:
- the hemW gene encoding radical SAM family heme chaperone HemW is translated as MSGIYIHIPFCKQACSYCDFYFVTRTSERESFIRRLIREITNYRDSKYADETVDTIYFGGGTPSLLEPVQVERILDELDRTFKLDIRELTFEVNPDDVTPEFLRALKELGVTRLSMGVQSFQPDLLEFMHRAHSREEALRCLELLSQSEFESYTVDLIYGNPEQDLQDLDKDLDLLLGFDPPHVSAYSLTIEPGTRLGKQVKLGRIAPPEDDKVADHFDLVNERLQAKGIRRYEVSNYSKPGREAVHNSNYWEHENYLGLGPAAHSFWWDQKAVRWEEERNLCGYLRGEDISSKPEELTTKQLAEERLMMGLRTRRGVSVKELKERYHYQLSEKQMVYVKERENEQKLHFDEHIRLTDKGIKIADAIILDLVTLH
- a CDS encoding gamma carbonic anhydrase family protein encodes the protein MIYEFLDRTPDYPESVFVAPSADIIGDVTLGDESSVWFNTTIRGDVNWIEIGNRTNIQDNTCIHVMNQTGPTKIGSEVTIGHNAMVHGCTIRDRVLIGIHATILDEVIIESDVIVAAGSLVPPGKRLESGYMYMGSPVQKKRKLTSEEIASIKEHADNYVKYARAYMQRDTYDENPFYNAKS
- the thiE gene encoding thiamine phosphate synthase; translation: MNIQDYQGIYLITDTQMQDRYSHVALADAAYKAGVKMVQYRAKNTPDSKALKQIRAITELESKKEHLLIVNDRPDLAKAGGADGVHLGQDDIPLSATRKVLGTETVIGGTASNLDEACQVSNTDADYVALGHIFKTTTKQKDYEPRGLDTLRQVRAEISGPLVAIGGITLQNAPEVIVAGADILAVSSAICTADDPQFAARTLAALFE
- the thiE gene encoding thiamine phosphate synthase yields the protein MMNKPQPDFRYYLITSRKACAPRPLREVVQEACKAGIQAVQLREKDLSGKDLCELAHQIREVTARFDVRLFINSRPDVAQVVAADGVHCPEEGFPPSAVRQYWPQFSIGASVHSLEAAKKAEKEGADFLLFGPVFFTPSKEEYGKPQGTDSLEKVCEGTSVPVFAVGGVTPAKVAECLQAGAYGVAGISALMEADDIGRKVEAFNSQFA